One genomic segment of Arthrobacter sp. zg-Y1110 includes these proteins:
- a CDS encoding SDR family oxidoreductase: protein MTRVCVTGGNGFLGSAVVAGLADHPEISYVLSLDIREPAEDRRIDGVHYALADVCSPYMAQLLEFHRIDTVVHLAAIVSPGKHTTPEQEFSVDVVGSRNVLAACISSGVKHVVISSSGAAYGYHPDNAPWLKETDPLRGNDEFAYSRHKRLVEEELARVREEHPELQQTIFRIGTILGERVRNQITALFDAPRLLRVAGSESPFVFIWDEDVAGIMVQAVITGRSGNFNVAGDGALTVREIAGLLGRGTVTVPAPVLAAALWLGHLLRLTVHGPEQVRFLRYRPVLDNTALKQEFGFTPTRTSREAFLAFRAARDAARDLRQK from the coding sequence ATGACCCGCGTCTGCGTCACCGGCGGCAACGGCTTCCTGGGCAGCGCGGTGGTCGCCGGCCTGGCGGACCATCCCGAAATCTCCTATGTCCTCAGCCTCGACATCCGGGAACCGGCGGAGGACAGGAGGATAGACGGGGTGCACTACGCCTTGGCCGATGTGTGTTCCCCGTACATGGCCCAGCTGCTGGAGTTCCACCGGATCGACACCGTGGTCCATCTGGCCGCCATCGTGAGCCCGGGCAAGCACACCACCCCGGAACAGGAATTCTCCGTGGACGTGGTGGGCTCACGCAATGTACTGGCGGCCTGCATCTCATCCGGAGTAAAGCACGTGGTCATTTCCTCCTCCGGTGCCGCCTACGGTTACCACCCGGACAACGCCCCGTGGCTGAAGGAAACCGATCCGCTGCGCGGCAATGACGAGTTTGCGTATTCCCGGCATAAACGGCTGGTCGAGGAGGAGTTGGCCCGGGTCCGCGAAGAACATCCCGAACTGCAGCAGACCATCTTCCGGATCGGCACCATCCTCGGCGAGCGGGTCCGCAACCAGATCACCGCCCTTTTCGACGCACCGAGGCTGCTGCGGGTAGCCGGAAGCGAGTCTCCGTTCGTCTTCATCTGGGATGAAGACGTGGCCGGCATTATGGTTCAGGCCGTCATCACGGGACGCAGCGGCAATTTCAACGTGGCCGGAGACGGGGCCCTGACCGTCCGCGAAATCGCCGGGCTGCTGGGACGCGGCACCGTCACGGTTCCGGCACCGGTCCTGGCCGCCGCGCTCTGGCTGGGACACCTGCTGCGGCTGACCGTCCACGGGCCGGAGCAGGTGAGGTTCCTGCGCTACCGGCCGGTGCTGGACAACACCGCCCTGAAGCAGGAGTTCGGGTTTACCCCCACCCGCACCAGCAGGGAAGCGTTCCTCGCGTTCCGGGCCGCCCGGGACGCCGCCCGGGACTTGCGTCAGAAGTAG
- a CDS encoding DegV family protein translates to MDWLERLAARARGRQRETAAVPGPSVGVVTDSASALPAGWAEAANAADFVRVVPMPVMIGDQIYGEGSADLIPALALAMAQGHEVRTSRPAPGQFEAAYRELTAAGCTSIISVHLSGQLSGTVDSARLAARSAEIPVEVIDSATAAMGLGFAVAAATESARSGSSAAEVAACARSVSAEATILFYVPSLDQLRRGGRIGAAAGWLGTLLAVKPILVVRDGMVVPLERVRTAPKALARLAELVQQDIAGRDGRVRAAVHHFGNASEAERLAGIIGAAVPEVEILICPLPAVLAAHAGLGVLAVAVAGDAPDPARQSVQGAGPAGSDAPVDGSAAEDESGRTGTGNAAGKPGAKGSASRTKSAGTKAKGNKTSGGGAKN, encoded by the coding sequence ATGGACTGGCTCGAACGGCTCGCAGCGCGGGCCAGGGGACGGCAGCGGGAAACCGCGGCCGTCCCCGGGCCGTCCGTGGGAGTGGTGACCGATTCGGCGTCGGCACTGCCGGCTGGCTGGGCGGAAGCGGCCAACGCCGCTGATTTCGTCCGGGTGGTTCCCATGCCCGTGATGATCGGGGACCAGATCTACGGCGAAGGATCCGCGGACCTGATTCCGGCCCTTGCCCTGGCCATGGCACAGGGCCACGAAGTGCGGACCTCCCGGCCGGCGCCGGGGCAGTTCGAAGCGGCTTACCGCGAGCTGACTGCCGCCGGGTGCACGTCCATAATCTCCGTCCATCTCTCCGGGCAGCTTTCCGGGACGGTGGATTCGGCGCGGCTGGCCGCCCGTTCGGCTGAAATTCCGGTGGAGGTCATCGACAGTGCGACGGCGGCCATGGGCCTCGGTTTTGCCGTGGCGGCCGCGACGGAGAGTGCCCGGTCCGGTTCCTCCGCGGCGGAGGTCGCGGCATGCGCCCGCTCGGTATCGGCCGAAGCAACCATCCTCTTTTACGTCCCCAGCCTGGACCAGCTGCGCCGGGGCGGACGGATCGGCGCAGCGGCCGGCTGGCTGGGAACTTTGCTCGCCGTGAAGCCGATCCTGGTGGTCCGCGACGGCATGGTTGTTCCGCTGGAACGGGTGAGGACCGCACCCAAAGCGCTGGCACGGCTGGCCGAACTGGTGCAGCAGGACATTGCCGGACGCGACGGGAGGGTCCGCGCGGCAGTGCACCACTTCGGCAACGCCTCGGAAGCCGAACGGCTGGCCGGGATCATCGGCGCCGCCGTGCCCGAGGTGGAGATCCTCATCTGCCCGCTGCCCGCCGTCCTGGCCGCGCATGCCGGGCTGGGGGTGCTGGCCGTAGCGGTTGCCGGAGATGCACCGGATCCTGCCCGGCAGAGCGTGCAGGGCGCGGGACCGGCTGGTAGCGATGCGCCGGTGGACGGGAGCGCCGCTGAAGATGAAAGCGGCCGCACTGGTACCGGCAACGCAGCCGGGAAACCGGGGGCCAAAGGTTCGGCATCCCGGACCAAGTCCGCCGGGACCAAGGCCAAGGGCAATAAGACTTCCGGCGGCGGCGCCAAGAATTAG
- the glpK gene encoding glycerol kinase GlpK — translation MPDNPRYIIAIDQGTTSSRAIVFGHDGNIISTGQKEHEQIFPHAGWVEHDPMEIWTNVREVVGSALSKANLTRHDIAAVGITNQRETAVVWDRNTGEPVYNAIVWQDTRTQPIVNELAEKGGLDRFKDTVGLPLATYFSGTKIKWILDNVEGARERAEAGDLMFGNTDSWIVWNLTGGTDGGVHITDVTNASRTLFMNLETLTWDEEILKEFGIPRSMLPEIKSSSEVYGMVAGSQLLRETPVAGILGDQQAATFGQAAFEKGNAKNTYGTGCFLIFNTGEEIVRSENGLITTVAYQLGDAKPVYALEGSIAVTGSLVQWLRDNLGIINSAPEIEELARKVEDNGGVYIVPAFSGLFAPYWRADARGAMVGLTRYVNKNHIARAALEATAFQTREVLDAVNADSGVPLTELRVDGGMVANDALMQFQADILGVDVVRPKVIETTALGAAYAAGLAVGFWNDTDELEQNWAEGKRWTPQMDDAERQRQMRLWKKAVTKTFDWVDDDVE, via the coding sequence ATGCCTGACAATCCCAGGTACATCATCGCCATCGACCAGGGCACCACCAGCAGCCGGGCCATCGTCTTCGGCCACGACGGAAACATCATTTCCACCGGGCAGAAGGAACACGAGCAGATCTTCCCGCACGCCGGCTGGGTGGAGCACGACCCGATGGAGATCTGGACGAACGTCCGCGAAGTTGTCGGCAGCGCTCTGTCCAAGGCCAACCTGACCCGGCACGACATTGCCGCCGTCGGCATCACCAACCAGCGTGAAACGGCAGTGGTCTGGGACCGCAACACGGGCGAACCCGTCTACAACGCCATCGTCTGGCAGGACACCCGCACGCAGCCCATCGTCAACGAGCTGGCGGAAAAGGGCGGTCTGGACCGTTTCAAGGACACCGTTGGCCTGCCGCTGGCAACGTACTTCTCGGGTACGAAAATCAAGTGGATCCTGGACAACGTTGAGGGGGCACGTGAACGGGCAGAGGCGGGGGACCTCATGTTCGGCAACACGGACTCCTGGATTGTCTGGAACCTCACCGGCGGGACGGACGGAGGCGTGCACATCACGGATGTGACCAACGCTTCCCGCACCCTGTTCATGAACCTTGAGACACTCACCTGGGATGAGGAGATCCTCAAGGAATTCGGTATCCCGCGGTCCATGCTGCCGGAAATCAAGTCCTCCTCCGAGGTCTACGGCATGGTTGCGGGTTCGCAGCTGCTGCGCGAAACCCCGGTTGCCGGCATCCTCGGTGACCAGCAGGCCGCAACGTTCGGGCAGGCCGCGTTCGAGAAGGGCAACGCCAAGAACACCTATGGCACCGGCTGCTTCCTGATCTTCAACACCGGCGAGGAGATTGTCCGTTCCGAGAACGGACTCATCACCACCGTTGCCTACCAGCTCGGCGACGCCAAGCCGGTCTACGCGCTCGAGGGCTCCATTGCCGTCACCGGTTCCCTGGTCCAGTGGCTCCGCGACAACCTGGGCATCATCAACAGTGCCCCGGAAATCGAAGAGCTTGCCCGCAAGGTGGAGGATAACGGCGGCGTGTACATCGTGCCGGCGTTCTCCGGACTGTTCGCACCGTACTGGCGTGCGGATGCCCGCGGTGCGATGGTGGGCCTGACCCGTTACGTGAACAAGAACCACATTGCCCGGGCAGCACTGGAAGCGACCGCGTTCCAGACCAGGGAAGTACTGGATGCCGTGAACGCCGACTCCGGCGTTCCGTTGACGGAGCTGCGGGTGGACGGCGGCATGGTCGCCAATGACGCCCTCATGCAGTTCCAGGCCGACATCCTCGGCGTGGACGTGGTCCGGCCCAAGGTCATCGAGACCACGGCACTGGGCGCCGCCTACGCTGCCGGCCTGGCCGTCGGGTTCTGGAACGACACCGACGAGCTCGAGCAGAACTGGGCTGAAGGCAAGCGCTGGACCCCGCAGATGGATGACGCCGAACGCCAGCGCCAGATGCGGCTCTGGAAGAAAGCCGTCACCAAGACCTTCGACTGGGTTGACGACGACGTTGAGTAA
- the leuS gene encoding leucine--tRNA ligase, which translates to MVSTQSQTDQQEEAVYSFAAIEQKWPKVWDDLGVFTPADDGSRERRYVLDMFPYPSGDLHMGHAEAFAMGDVVARYWRQRGYDVLHPIGWDSFGLPAENAAIKNNAHPSDWTYRNIETQAESFKRYAISVDWSRRIHTSDPEYYRWTQWLFTRFYERGLAYRKNSPVNWCPKDQTVLANEQVVNGACERCGTQVTKKSLNQWYFKITDYADRLLDDMEQLKGHWPERVLAMQKNWIGRSEGAHVRFNIEADGGKPAEQVTVFTTRPDTLAGATFFVVAADAPLALDLVTDENRDALLDYRESVKALSDIERQSTERVKTGIFTGRYAVNPLNGEKLPVWAADYVLADYGTGAIMAVPAHDQRDLDFAKTFDLPVKAVLDTGEEDPAVSGVATTGEGTLINSGALDGLPKAEAIPAAVRMLEEQGTGEKFVNFRLRDWLLSRQRFWGTPIPIIHCENCGEVPVPDDQLPVTLPTGLRGEALAPKGTSPLASAEEWVNVACPKCDGPARRDTDTMDTFVDSSWYFMRFVSPHFTEGPFDPEAAKNWMPVGQYVGGVEHAILHLLYARFFTKVVHDMGLLEASEPFSSLLNQGQVLNGGKAMSKSLGNGVDLGQQLDKYGVDAVRLTMIFASPPEDDVDWADVSPSGSAKFLARAWRLGQDITSEPGVDYSAGDRKLRALTHRTVADATDLLENNKFNVVVAKLMELVNATRKAIDSGAGPADPAVREAAEAVAVILSLFAPYTAEDLWNLLGRDASVVNAGWPVVDETLLVQDTVTAVVQVQGKVRDRLEVAADISEQDLREAALASDAVQRFLDGRSIRTVIVRAPKLVNIVPA; encoded by the coding sequence ATAGTGAGCACGCAGTCACAGACTGATCAGCAGGAAGAGGCCGTCTACAGTTTCGCGGCCATCGAGCAGAAATGGCCGAAGGTCTGGGATGACCTCGGTGTTTTCACCCCTGCCGACGACGGCTCGCGCGAACGACGCTATGTACTGGACATGTTCCCGTACCCCTCCGGCGACCTGCACATGGGCCACGCCGAAGCGTTCGCGATGGGCGACGTCGTCGCCCGTTACTGGCGCCAGCGCGGGTACGACGTGCTGCACCCGATCGGCTGGGACTCCTTCGGCCTCCCCGCGGAAAACGCGGCCATCAAGAACAACGCGCACCCCAGTGACTGGACCTACCGCAACATCGAGACGCAGGCGGAGTCCTTCAAGCGCTACGCCATCAGCGTTGACTGGTCCCGCCGGATCCACACCTCGGACCCCGAGTACTACCGCTGGACCCAGTGGCTGTTCACCCGGTTCTACGAGCGCGGCCTGGCCTACCGGAAGAATTCCCCGGTCAACTGGTGCCCCAAGGACCAGACCGTGCTGGCCAACGAACAGGTAGTCAACGGTGCCTGCGAACGCTGCGGAACCCAGGTCACCAAGAAGTCGCTGAACCAGTGGTATTTCAAGATCACCGATTACGCCGACCGCCTGCTCGATGACATGGAGCAGCTCAAGGGCCACTGGCCCGAGCGTGTCCTGGCCATGCAGAAAAACTGGATCGGCCGCTCCGAGGGCGCGCACGTCCGGTTCAACATCGAGGCCGACGGCGGCAAGCCCGCCGAGCAGGTCACCGTCTTCACCACCCGCCCGGACACCCTGGCCGGGGCAACCTTCTTTGTTGTCGCCGCGGATGCCCCGCTGGCGCTGGACCTGGTGACGGACGAAAACCGCGATGCGTTGCTGGACTACCGCGAATCGGTGAAGGCTCTCTCGGACATCGAGCGCCAGTCCACCGAACGCGTCAAGACCGGCATCTTCACCGGCCGGTACGCCGTGAACCCGCTGAACGGTGAGAAGCTGCCCGTCTGGGCCGCCGACTACGTGCTGGCGGACTACGGCACCGGCGCCATCATGGCCGTCCCGGCGCACGACCAGCGTGACCTGGACTTCGCCAAGACTTTCGACCTGCCCGTCAAGGCTGTCCTGGACACCGGTGAAGAGGATCCCGCCGTCAGCGGTGTGGCCACCACCGGCGAGGGCACCCTGATCAACTCCGGCGCCCTGGACGGCCTGCCCAAGGCTGAAGCCATTCCCGCCGCCGTCCGGATGCTCGAGGAGCAGGGCACCGGCGAGAAGTTCGTGAACTTCCGCCTGCGTGACTGGCTGCTGTCCCGGCAGCGTTTCTGGGGTACGCCCATCCCGATCATCCACTGCGAAAACTGCGGCGAGGTTCCGGTCCCCGATGACCAGCTGCCCGTCACGCTGCCCACCGGGCTGCGCGGCGAAGCGCTGGCTCCGAAGGGCACCTCTCCGCTGGCCTCCGCGGAGGAGTGGGTCAACGTGGCCTGCCCGAAGTGCGACGGTCCCGCCCGGCGCGATACCGACACCATGGACACGTTCGTGGATTCGTCCTGGTACTTCATGCGCTTCGTGTCCCCGCATTTCACGGAGGGACCGTTCGATCCCGAAGCGGCGAAGAACTGGATGCCGGTCGGGCAGTACGTGGGTGGCGTTGAACACGCGATCCTGCACCTGCTCTATGCGCGTTTCTTCACCAAGGTGGTCCACGACATGGGGCTGCTGGAAGCCAGCGAGCCGTTCAGCTCGCTGCTGAACCAGGGGCAGGTGCTCAACGGCGGCAAGGCCATGTCCAAGTCGCTGGGCAACGGTGTGGACCTGGGCCAGCAGCTGGACAAGTACGGTGTGGACGCGGTGCGCCTGACCATGATCTTCGCTTCCCCGCCGGAAGACGACGTCGACTGGGCGGATGTGTCGCCGTCGGGCTCCGCCAAGTTCCTGGCCCGCGCGTGGCGCCTGGGGCAGGACATCACCAGCGAACCCGGCGTGGACTACTCGGCCGGGGACCGGAAGCTGCGTGCGCTCACGCACCGGACCGTTGCCGATGCCACCGACCTGTTGGAGAACAACAAGTTCAACGTAGTGGTAGCCAAGCTGATGGAGCTGGTCAACGCGACCCGCAAGGCCATCGACTCCGGTGCCGGCCCCGCTGACCCGGCAGTACGCGAGGCCGCGGAAGCCGTCGCCGTCATCCTGAGCCTCTTCGCGCCCTACACGGCCGAGGATCTCTGGAACCTGCTGGGCCGCGATGCCTCCGTCGTAAACGCCGGCTGGCCCGTGGTCGATGAAACCCTGCTGGTGCAGGACACGGTCACCGCCGTTGTCCAGGTGCAGGGCAAGGTCCGCGACCGGCTCGAGGTCGCCGCGGACATCAGCGAGCAGGACCTGCGGGAAGCCGCCTTGGCATCCGACGCAGTGCAGCGGTTCCTGGACGGACGCAGTATCCGTACGGTGATCGTCCGGGCGCCGAAGCTCGTCAACATCGTCCCGGCCTAG
- a CDS encoding sigma-70 family RNA polymerase sigma factor — protein sequence MSVAATKPEPVNVSAGELRQARRNFLVALEPVRPAVYGYCRRLTGTVWDAEDLLQETLVKALSDASQRHEPISNVQAWLIRIATNTWLDTLRRSGRITVQDFSEPGVDLPYDGADPLVSLEVESALGHLLLVLPPRERACVVLKDVFHYSLAEIAEMLDTTAGAVKSALHRGRGTLATARAGEPADDGAAAGSGSGAETRSTQAGSPQPEGHPELLRRLADAFNSYDIDAMVSLFLAGGRTEVIGNVSETGHEEIRTGSMTHTFGPDAAELYRASVHRYDGEDVILLWERPKDAPETPEVVADVLRLSCAVGEPLIAELRWYFFCPEVLSEVAGGLGLPFKTNGVSYF from the coding sequence ATGTCAGTAGCAGCAACAAAGCCGGAACCGGTAAACGTCTCTGCCGGAGAACTCCGGCAGGCCAGACGGAACTTCCTTGTGGCGCTCGAGCCTGTGCGCCCGGCCGTTTACGGTTACTGCCGCAGATTGACCGGCACTGTCTGGGATGCCGAGGACCTGTTGCAGGAAACCCTGGTGAAGGCCCTCTCCGATGCCTCCCAACGGCACGAACCCATCAGCAACGTGCAGGCCTGGCTGATCCGGATCGCCACGAACACCTGGCTGGACACCCTGCGCCGCAGCGGCCGGATAACGGTGCAGGACTTCAGCGAACCGGGCGTCGATCTGCCCTACGACGGCGCGGACCCCCTGGTGTCCCTGGAGGTGGAGTCGGCACTGGGGCATTTGCTGCTGGTCCTGCCTCCCCGGGAACGAGCCTGCGTGGTCCTCAAGGACGTGTTTCACTACTCCCTGGCCGAGATCGCGGAAATGCTGGACACCACCGCCGGGGCGGTAAAGTCCGCGCTTCACCGCGGCCGGGGCACGCTGGCAACAGCCCGGGCGGGAGAACCCGCCGACGACGGCGCTGCCGCCGGGTCCGGGTCCGGCGCCGAAACCAGGTCAACACAGGCCGGCTCACCCCAGCCGGAGGGACACCCGGAACTGCTGCGCCGCCTCGCGGATGCTTTCAACTCCTACGACATTGATGCCATGGTCAGCCTGTTCCTGGCCGGCGGACGCACGGAGGTGATCGGCAACGTCAGCGAAACCGGACACGAGGAAATCCGCACCGGCTCCATGACGCACACCTTCGGGCCGGACGCCGCAGAGCTCTACCGCGCCAGCGTGCACCGCTATGACGGCGAGGACGTGATCCTCCTGTGGGAACGCCCCAAGGATGCGCCGGAAACTCCCGAGGTTGTGGCCGATGTCCTTCGCCTCAGCTGTGCCGTCGGGGAACCGCTGATCGCCGAACTCCGGTGGTACTTCTTCTGCCCGGAAGTCCTGTCCGAGGTGGCCGGCGGCCTGGGACTGCCCTTCAAGACGAACGGGGTTTCCTACTTCTGA
- a CDS encoding MIP/aquaporin family protein: MTLGEVFISELAGTAILIILGCGVVANVALAKTKGAGGGFLMVNWGWAIGVFAGVYAAAISGAHINPAVTVGLWAAGNEEFAPGVEVSFGAAMVYFAGQMAGAIIGAFVAWLAYKKQFDDEPDAANILGVFSTGPAIRSYGWNVVTEVVGTFVLVFTIVAFAGTPTELGPLAVALVVLGIGASLGGPTGYAINPARDLGPRIVHALLPIPGKGSSDWAYAWVPVVGPLIGGALGGLLGAQIPLPLPV; the protein is encoded by the coding sequence GTGACTCTCGGAGAAGTTTTCATCAGTGAGCTGGCAGGCACTGCCATCCTCATTATTCTGGGCTGCGGCGTTGTGGCCAACGTCGCGCTGGCGAAAACGAAGGGTGCCGGCGGCGGGTTCCTGATGGTCAACTGGGGGTGGGCCATCGGTGTTTTTGCCGGCGTGTACGCGGCCGCTATTTCCGGCGCGCACATCAACCCCGCCGTTACGGTAGGCCTCTGGGCAGCCGGCAACGAGGAGTTTGCGCCGGGCGTGGAGGTTTCCTTCGGCGCGGCCATGGTCTACTTCGCCGGACAGATGGCCGGTGCCATCATTGGTGCCTTCGTGGCGTGGCTCGCCTACAAGAAACAGTTCGACGACGAACCCGACGCCGCCAACATCCTGGGCGTCTTCTCCACCGGCCCGGCCATCCGGTCCTACGGCTGGAACGTTGTGACCGAGGTCGTGGGCACATTTGTCCTCGTCTTCACCATCGTTGCCTTCGCGGGAACCCCCACGGAACTCGGCCCGCTGGCCGTGGCCCTCGTGGTGCTTGGCATCGGTGCCTCCCTCGGCGGCCCCACCGGCTACGCCATCAACCCGGCCCGTGACCTTGGACCCCGCATCGTGCACGCCCTGCTGCCCATCCCGGGCAAGGGCAGCAGCGACTGGGCCTACGCCTGGGTACCCGTCGTCGGCCCGCTGATCGGCGGCGCCCTGGGCGGCCTTCTCGGCGCCCAGATTCCCCTCCCGCTTCCGGTATAA
- a CDS encoding bile acid:sodium symporter family protein: MPIDDVVLNFTPASLLILNVVLAIIILGIALEVRPADFRTVARSPKAVLLGICAQYLVLPAVTVGLALLLQVPASIALGMILVACCPPGGISNVLTHRAHGNVALSASMTAVSNLVAIAVMPLNVALWARLNPDTAGLMRDFSLDRWEMLVQVLLIIGVPFAVGMPLARRFPAVTDILRPWVQRIGLLALLIFIVAGTASNLGPLREHLGTIFLVVLLHDAVALAVGYWTAAAVRLDEPSRRAFTFEVGARNTGLGLGLTLTFFAGLGGMAMVAAWWGIWDILAGLLLAAWWRRRDARRSTAPKPEPRETAR, from the coding sequence ATGCCCATCGACGACGTCGTCCTGAACTTCACGCCGGCCTCCCTGCTGATCCTGAACGTGGTGCTGGCGATCATCATTCTCGGCATTGCCCTCGAGGTGCGTCCGGCGGACTTCCGGACTGTGGCACGCAGCCCGAAGGCCGTGCTGCTGGGAATCTGCGCCCAGTACCTGGTACTTCCCGCGGTGACGGTGGGGCTTGCGCTCCTCCTGCAGGTCCCGGCCTCCATCGCCCTGGGCATGATCCTCGTTGCCTGCTGCCCGCCCGGCGGCATTTCGAATGTGCTCACCCACCGGGCGCACGGCAACGTCGCCCTGTCCGCTTCCATGACCGCCGTCTCCAACCTAGTGGCCATCGCCGTGATGCCGCTGAACGTGGCGCTGTGGGCGCGACTGAATCCGGACACCGCCGGGCTGATGCGGGACTTCTCGCTGGACCGCTGGGAAATGCTGGTCCAGGTCCTGCTTATCATCGGCGTGCCCTTTGCCGTCGGCATGCCCCTCGCCCGGCGCTTCCCCGCGGTGACCGACATCCTGCGGCCCTGGGTGCAGCGGATCGGCCTGCTGGCCCTGCTGATTTTCATTGTTGCCGGGACGGCCAGCAACCTCGGGCCGCTCCGCGAACATTTGGGCACCATCTTCCTGGTCGTGCTGCTGCATGATGCGGTGGCACTGGCTGTCGGATACTGGACGGCGGCTGCGGTGCGGCTGGACGAACCCAGCCGGCGGGCCTTTACCTTCGAAGTAGGTGCCCGCAATACCGGACTCGGGCTGGGTCTGACACTGACCTTCTTTGCCGGGCTGGGCGGGATGGCGATGGTTGCTGCCTGGTGGGGCATCTGGGACATCCTTGCCGGGCTGCTGCTGGCCGCCTGGTGGCGTCGGCGGGATGCACGGCGCAGTACGGCCCCCAAGCCAGAGCCGCGGGAGACAGCACGATGA
- a CDS encoding NAD(P)/FAD-dependent oxidoreductase, with product MRALSRQGLDFVGFEQHTDVGGLWNIENPASTVYESAHLISSKSTTQFSEFPMPRDTPDYPGHRHLHAYFRAYADHFGLRRFIRFGVSVTAAVPADDGAWTVSWEGSDGHGSGRFSAVIVASGTLHTPAMPALPGRFAGEVRHSAQYKDARELAGKRVLIVGAGNSGCDIAVDAVHHAAAVDISVRRGYYFIPKYVFGRPTDTLNQGKPLPRPLKQFFDKRLLRIFTGDPHRFGFPKPDYRIYESHPVVNSLILHHLGHGDLQVKGDIARLDGNTVHFRDGSTGEYDLLLLATGYALDYPFLDPALLGWDGPSPSLYLNIFSRQAENLLVIGMVEASGLGWEGRFRQAELAAAYLAAQKHSPAAAGEFRQLLAGESPDVTGGYRYLGLDRMSYYVNKDAYRAELDAHLDLLAAAAREEVNH from the coding sequence ATGCGTGCCTTGTCCCGACAGGGACTGGACTTTGTCGGCTTTGAACAGCACACGGACGTGGGCGGGCTCTGGAACATCGAGAATCCAGCCAGCACGGTTTACGAATCGGCGCACCTGATCTCCTCGAAATCCACCACCCAGTTTTCCGAGTTCCCCATGCCCCGGGACACTCCCGACTATCCCGGGCACCGCCACCTGCACGCCTATTTCCGCGCCTATGCGGACCACTTCGGTTTGCGCCGCTTCATCCGGTTTGGCGTGTCGGTCACCGCAGCGGTTCCGGCCGACGACGGCGCCTGGACGGTTTCGTGGGAAGGCTCCGACGGGCACGGCAGCGGCCGTTTCAGTGCTGTCATCGTTGCGTCCGGCACCCTGCACACCCCGGCAATGCCCGCCCTGCCCGGCCGGTTTGCCGGGGAGGTCCGCCATTCCGCACAGTACAAAGATGCCCGGGAGCTGGCGGGGAAACGGGTGCTGATTGTCGGCGCCGGCAACAGCGGCTGCGACATTGCCGTGGACGCCGTCCACCACGCCGCTGCCGTCGACATCAGCGTCCGGCGCGGTTATTACTTCATTCCCAAATACGTCTTCGGCCGGCCAACCGACACCCTGAACCAGGGCAAGCCGCTGCCCCGGCCGCTGAAGCAGTTCTTCGACAAGCGGCTGCTGCGCATATTCACCGGAGACCCGCACCGCTTCGGCTTCCCGAAACCCGACTACCGCATCTACGAGTCCCATCCGGTGGTGAATTCCCTGATCCTGCACCATCTGGGACACGGGGACCTGCAGGTCAAGGGCGACATTGCCCGGCTGGACGGGAACACCGTGCACTTCCGGGACGGCAGCACGGGGGAGTATGACCTCCTCCTGCTCGCCACCGGCTACGCCCTGGACTATCCGTTTTTGGATCCGGCGCTGCTCGGCTGGGACGGCCCGTCGCCGTCGTTGTACCTGAACATCTTCAGCCGCCAGGCGGAGAACCTGCTGGTCATCGGCATGGTGGAAGCTTCCGGACTGGGGTGGGAGGGAAGGTTCCGGCAGGCCGAACTGGCAGCCGCCTACCTTGCAGCCCAAAAACACTCCCCGGCGGCCGCGGGGGAGTTCCGGCAGCTGCTGGCGGGGGAGTCCCCGGATGTCACCGGCGGCTACCGCTATCTGGGCCTGGACCGGATGAGCTACTACGTGAACAAGGACGCCTACCGTGCCGAACTCGATGCCCACCTGGACCTGCTCGCCGCTGCCGCTCGTGAAGAGGTGAACCACTGA